In the genome of Tsukamurella paurometabola DSM 20162, the window CGCAGCATGTCGGTCACCGTGAGCACCACGTCGGTAGCCGTGACGCCCGGCTGGATCTCGCCGGTGAGCTTGAAGCCGACGACGCGCGGAATGAGCATGGAGACCGGCTGGCCGAGCATCGCGGCCTCGGCCTCGATGCCGCCGACGCCCCAGCCCAGAACGCCCAGGCCGTTCTCCATCGTGGTGTGCGAGTCGGTGCCGACGCAGGTGTCGGGGTAGGCCTGGCCGTTGCGGGTCATGACGACCGGTGCCAGGTACTCGATGTTCACCTGGTGCACGATGCCCATGCCGGGTGGGACGACCTTGAAGTCGTCGAACGCGCCCTGACCCCAGCGCAGGAACTGGTAGCGCTCACCGTTGCGCTGGTACTCAAGGTCGACGTTGCGCTCGAGGGCGTCGGCACGGCCGAACACGTCCAGGATCACCGAGTGGTCGATGACCATATCGGCGGGGGAGAGCGGGTTGACCTTGTTCGGGTCGCCGCCCAGAGCGGTGACGGCCTCGCGCATGGTGGCGAGGTCGACGATGCAGGGCACGCCGGTGAAGTCCTGCATGATCACGCGTGCGGGGGTGAACTGGATCTCGACACTCGGCTCGGCCGAGGGGTCCCAGTTGGCCAGTGCATTGATGTGATCGGTGGTGATGTTCGCGCCGTCCTCGGTCCGCAGCAGGTTCTCTGCCAGGACCTTGAGGGCATAGGGGAGTTTCTCGGTGCCGGGTACGGCGCTGAGGCGGAAGATCTCGTACGACTGATCGCCTACCTCGAGCGTGCCGCGCGACGAGAAGGAATCGATGCTCTTGCTCACGTCAGCTCCACTCAACGTTGTGTGGTGTGCACCGACGGGCTGTGTCGGTGCGTGAAATCCATAATACAGTACGCTTGTCCTGTGAGATCGCGGGGGCCGACACTCGGCGGACGGTGCTCATTCTGCCTTGTCCGCGGGGTGCGCGGGGGCGTGTCGTAGCCTGAGGTCATGGGCCCCCTGCCGATTCTCACCGAAGTGCCGACCGACGTGGACATGACCGCGCTCAAGGCCGACCTCGCCGACGGCGGCGTGGCCATCCTCAACCCCGCGTACCAGGGGATGGAGTCTCAGGTGGCGGCCGTGGTCAAGGACGCCGAGGCCAAGGGGATCGAGAACTTCAAGGTGATCGTGCTGGCGCATGACTACCGGCCCGATACCTCGCTCCGCGATCTCGGAACCGAGCTCGCCAAGCAGGAGGGCGGCACGATGTCGGTGCTCGTGATGTCGCCGACTCAGGTGGCGGGATTCTCGACCGGTCAGCTCAGCCGGTATCAGATCGAGAAGGCGCAGGACGGTCACAAGCCGACCGGCCTGACGCTGAACAACCCGCCGGCGGCCGCCCGGGATTTCGTGGATATCGCCGATAACGCGACCTTCCCGTGGGCGGGCTTCACCGTGGCCCTGGTCCTGTTCGTCGCCGTGCTCGCAGGCGTAGCCCGGGTGATCACACGCAACCGTAGCCGCGAGGTGGATGCCGCCCGGCGCGCCGCAGGGCTCCGACCGGATCAGACTGACGCAGTCGATGATGTGTCCCATTCTTCGACCGCGCCATAGCGCATTCATTCGATAATTCCACCGCTGTAACTTCGCGGCCGGAGGGATACTGGCAATTCCTCTCGGTTAAATCATCGAAGCAGGTCAACTGCGTGCGGCTGGGCTCACATCAATGTAATTCAGGCTTTCGTGTTTTCTCTTGTTGCCAAAGTGTCGTACGGTACTCATGGAACTAATGTTGTGCGTGTTGTAAACGCGTACTCATTGGGCGTGAACGCAGACTGAGGAGACACCCTTGAGGCGTACGGCACACTCCGCCACCACCTTCGCCGTGCGGTCGCTCTTCGCGGCCGTCACCACGGGCTCGCTGGCCGTGGGCACCTTCGCTTCCGTGGCCGCCGAACCGGTCGGCGATGCGACCGCACCCGGCAACGTGGTCGCGGCGCTCGTGGACAAGATCGCGCAGGCCGATCAGAAGATCGCCAACCTTCGCGACGATGTCGCCACCAAGCGGCAATCGGTCAACCAGTCCGTCGTCGACCTGCAGTCCGCGCAGAACGCCGCCTCCGCGGCTGCGGGCGCGATCAAGGTCTCGGAGGGCGCCGTGGCACAGTCGGACACCCGGATCCAGGCGGCGCAGGAGAAATTCGACCAGATGGTGCGTGCCGCGTACCAGCAGGGCAACAACGCCGGCGCGCTGGTCAACACGCTCGGCGGAGAAGACCCCAACGCCACGCTCGAACGCGCGACCACCCTGCGGATCGTTGCGGATAAGCAGCGCGCGGCCCTCGGCGACCTCAAGGCCGCCAAGGCACGTGCCGAGGCGTCGCGCACCGCGGCTCGCGCCGCGAAGGTCCAGGCCGATGCGGCCACCGCCGCTGCGGCCGACCGCAAGAAGGCAGCCGAAGACTCGATCACCACCGCTGTCGCTTCGCTGAACACCCAGGAGCAGGAGCAGGCGACGCTCACGGCGCAGCGGGAACTCGCGCAGAAGGCGCTCGACTCCGCCAAACGCGCCGACGACCGCGCCGAGCAGCAGCGGGTGTACGCGCAGTACGTCGTCGACGAGCAGCAGACCCAGACGGTGACCGCTCCCGGTGCAGCTGCCGTGCCGACCGTTCCTGGTGCGGCACCCGCTGCCGGGTCCGCGACCCCCGCCG includes:
- a CDS encoding NlpC/P60 family protein, which gives rise to MRRTAHSATTFAVRSLFAAVTTGSLAVGTFASVAAEPVGDATAPGNVVAALVDKIAQADQKIANLRDDVATKRQSVNQSVVDLQSAQNAASAAAGAIKVSEGAVAQSDTRIQAAQEKFDQMVRAAYQQGNNAGALVNTLGGEDPNATLERATTLRIVADKQRAALGDLKAAKARAEASRTAARAAKVQADAATAAAADRKKAAEDSITTAVASLNTQEQEQATLTAQRELAQKALDSAKRADDRAEQQRVYAQYVVDEQQTQTVTAPGAAAVPTVPGAAPAAGSATPAGGATVNTADPLAGARTFAQNLVNQATSMFGITAAAAQPAAATASTAQPAQPAVPAPSPQAIASAANMTGAQAIDAVIARGMSVIGVQYAWGGGNAWGATRGVRDGGVADSFGDYNRIGFDCSGFTAYAFAAVGIALPKYSGYQYTTGKQYPISQIKRGDMVFRGPGGTQHVAIYLGNNQILESPQSGGAVRVAPFDASTFLSTVVRVINS
- a CDS encoding DUF6676 family protein produces the protein MGPLPILTEVPTDVDMTALKADLADGGVAILNPAYQGMESQVAAVVKDAEAKGIENFKVIVLAHDYRPDTSLRDLGTELAKQEGGTMSVLVMSPTQVAGFSTGQLSRYQIEKAQDGHKPTGLTLNNPPAAARDFVDIADNATFPWAGFTVALVLFVAVLAGVARVITRNRSREVDAARRAAGLRPDQTDAVDDVSHSSTAP